From Bacteroidota bacterium, the proteins below share one genomic window:
- a CDS encoding tyrosine-type recombinase/integrase, translated as MKALPSGKQVSQILLEPMQLKALAAYLALIDLKRYSPATRRSYGTAFRYFLSGFPGRKPSVISKAEIMDWLLRQQKVHDWSGSYQNLMINAIKFFYEQLLKRPREEYDLPRAKEPHLLPNILSVEEVLRLFECTGNRKHRLLLMLAYSGGLRISEVVNLELADVDSRRMVIHLRAAKGKRDRVVMLSEVFLEELREYYRRYRPKRWVFEGQTGERYSVRSIQLVFRAAVKKAGIRKRITFHGLRHCFATHLLEGGTDLRRIQELLGHRSIKTTLRYTHVATTDLAKVTSPLDKAKQRK; from the coding sequence ATGAAAGCGCTTCCATCCGGCAAGCAGGTCAGCCAGATCCTGTTGGAGCCGATGCAATTGAAAGCACTGGCGGCTTACCTCGCGCTGATCGATCTCAAACGATACAGTCCGGCTACGCGCCGGAGTTACGGCACGGCCTTTCGCTATTTCCTGAGCGGATTTCCCGGTCGAAAGCCCAGCGTGATCAGCAAGGCGGAGATCATGGACTGGCTTTTACGCCAGCAGAAGGTGCACGATTGGTCCGGGAGTTACCAGAACCTGATGATCAACGCCATCAAGTTCTTTTACGAGCAGTTGTTGAAACGACCGCGCGAAGAATACGATTTGCCCAGGGCGAAGGAGCCGCATCTGCTACCCAACATCCTGAGTGTGGAAGAGGTGTTGCGCCTATTTGAATGTACCGGTAACCGCAAGCACCGGCTCTTGCTGATGCTGGCCTACAGCGGCGGATTACGAATTAGTGAAGTCGTCAACCTGGAGCTGGCCGACGTAGACAGCCGCCGCATGGTCATCCACCTGAGGGCCGCGAAGGGGAAGCGCGACCGCGTGGTGATGCTCAGCGAAGTGTTCCTCGAAGAGTTGCGGGAATACTACCGGCGCTACCGGCCGAAGCGGTGGGTCTTTGAGGGCCAGACCGGGGAGCGGTACAGTGTACGCAGCATACAACTCGTGTTCCGGGCGGCGGTAAAGAAAGCCGGCATCAGGAAACGGATCACCTTCCACGGCCTAAGGCATTGTTTCGCGACGCACTTGCTGGAAGGCGGCACCGACCTGCGCCGGATCCAGGAACTGCTTGGGCATCGCTCCATTAAAACCACCCTGCGCTACACCCATGTCGCCACCACCGACCTCGCCAAAGTGACCAGCCCGTTGGATAAAGCGAAACAGCGAAAGTGA
- the dndD gene encoding DNA sulfur modification protein DndD, with the protein MTIKEIELYNFRIYKGENTIDLTSEGKKNIFVVSGRNGFGKTTLLMSMVWCLYGKNMQEVDDLYKKEIVDQGGYSKYIVNSLNRLAKAEEDYNFHVSITFTDVNIPEVPCKEIVVKRSYNAKTSVADEVEVLIDGYPSELAKEVGQEIFIREFIMPIEIAKFFFFDAEKIVSLAEVNTAEQRRNLSRAYSEVLGIKKYEDIKNELENLQLKLRQDSASASEKGQLKQLEAEVETCEIKIEENYKKISELREKRNEKNKDSRDIQEKLIKAGSLITVEELQRLRDQEDELTKRQNDLQNELKDSYDIIPFAIAGEKFLDVSRQLENEANHKAAQFKNENVNDVTNKILTDLLNIPKPDKFAIDHQVHDFYANAFKTLIRKHFFSDTEALPEDFKVIHEFSDSERNELQAVISNIRLSFRESFKRINGDFNQTKNELNGIRRRIKDAEANQEDPIIAEYRKNKEELDKEIIRIDETIDSLNREIGEFTNEKTQKGKLIETLSRKLKVSENNLEKDAIITRNIQNLKDFITKFKAKKKESLEEQILSGLNTLLHKKGFIKKVEVEIIGEDIDIVLKNARGEEIKKESLSKGEQQMYATALLRGLVEESDIQFPVFIDSPMQKFDEQHAENIVKYFYPNISEQVVIFPLINKELTEREFNILSKHIAQTYLIHNVHEDKSEFMTIEPDNFLRTYNRMYNNAD; encoded by the coding sequence ATGACTATAAAAGAAATTGAACTCTACAATTTTCGTATCTACAAAGGCGAAAATACCATTGACTTAACTAGCGAGGGTAAGAAAAACATCTTTGTAGTGAGTGGAAGAAACGGTTTTGGAAAAACTACTTTATTAATGTCAATGGTTTGGTGCTTGTATGGTAAAAACATGCAAGAGGTTGACGACTTATACAAAAAAGAAATTGTAGACCAAGGAGGTTACAGCAAATACATTGTAAACTCACTTAATAGATTAGCGAAGGCAGAAGAAGACTATAACTTCCATGTTTCCATCACTTTCACTGATGTAAACATTCCCGAAGTTCCTTGCAAAGAAATTGTAGTTAAGAGAAGCTACAATGCCAAAACTAGTGTTGCAGATGAAGTAGAAGTTCTGATTGACGGCTATCCAAGTGAATTAGCAAAAGAAGTTGGACAAGAAATTTTCATTCGTGAGTTCATCATGCCGATTGAGATTGCAAAATTCTTCTTCTTCGATGCTGAAAAGATTGTGAGTTTAGCCGAAGTAAACACAGCAGAACAACGCAGAAATTTAAGTCGTGCCTATTCAGAAGTTTTGGGCATCAAGAAATATGAGGATATAAAAAACGAGTTGGAAAATTTACAACTCAAACTTCGCCAAGATTCAGCAAGTGCAAGCGAAAAAGGCCAGTTAAAACAATTAGAAGCAGAAGTTGAAACTTGCGAAATTAAAATTGAAGAGAATTATAAAAAGATTAGCGAACTAAGGGAAAAGAGAAACGAAAAGAACAAGGATTCCAGAGACATTCAAGAGAAACTAATCAAGGCAGGAAGTTTAATTACAGTTGAGGAACTGCAAAGATTACGTGACCAAGAAGATGAATTGACCAAACGCCAAAACGATTTACAAAACGAACTCAAAGATTCATACGACATCATTCCGTTTGCTATTGCAGGAGAGAAATTTTTGGATGTTAGCCGCCAACTTGAAAATGAAGCCAATCATAAAGCGGCACAATTCAAAAATGAAAATGTAAATGACGTTACCAATAAAATCTTAACCGATTTATTGAACATTCCGAAGCCAGACAAATTTGCAATAGACCACCAAGTGCATGACTTTTATGCAAATGCTTTTAAAACATTAATTCGAAAACATTTCTTTTCAGACACAGAAGCATTGCCGGAAGATTTTAAAGTAATTCATGAATTTTCTGATTCGGAAAGAAACGAATTGCAAGCAGTAATTAGCAATATTCGCTTATCATTCCGTGAATCATTCAAGAGAATTAACGGTGATTTCAACCAAACGAAAAACGAATTAAACGGAATCCGCAGACGCATTAAAGATGCAGAAGCCAATCAGGAAGACCCGATTATTGCAGAGTATAGAAAGAATAAAGAAGAACTTGACAAAGAGATAATCCGAATTGATGAAACGATTGATTCATTAAATCGTGAAATTGGTGAGTTTACCAATGAAAAAACGCAAAAAGGAAAATTGATTGAAACACTTTCACGCAAACTCAAAGTTTCTGAAAACAATCTTGAAAAAGATGCCATCATCACAAGAAATATTCAAAACCTGAAAGACTTTATCACCAAGTTTAAAGCCAAGAAAAAAGAATCGCTTGAAGAACAAATTTTAAGCGGACTGAACACTTTGCTTCACAAAAAAGGATTTATCAAAAAAGTGGAAGTTGAAATTATTGGTGAGGACATTGATATTGTTTTGAAAAATGCAAGAGGCGAAGAAATTAAAAAAGAATCGCTGAGTAAAGGTGAGCAACAAATGTATGCAACCGCTTTGCTTAGAGGACTTGTTGAGGAAAGCGATATTCAATTCCCTGTTTTTATTGATTCGCCAATGCAGAAATTTGACGAGCAACACGCTGAAAACATCGTGAAGTATTTTTACCCGAATATTTCAGAACAAGTGGTGATTTTCCCGCTAATTAACAAGGAGTTAACCGAGAGAGAGTTCAATATTCTTTCAAAACATATTGCTCAAACTTACCTCATTCACAATGTGCATGAAGATAAGAGCGAGTTTATGACCATTGAACCCGACAATTTTTTAAGAACTTACAATAGAATGTATAACAATGCTGATTAA
- a CDS encoding DGQHR domain-containing protein, which yields MAQKSIHLPSLRGNFGSWNYFSTVIKVKDIVEGNRVITVPESKALYTKNINQILQREIDLSRISKIKEYLLKSKERFFSSLIVAIHKGNPEWADFDLERQFRIDNDLIDDADVDYIENKIGVLTLAGNEEIFVLDGQHRLLGIRKAFEENKSIGDDEISLIIVIHKSDLKERTRRLFTVLNRYAVSIKPAEKVILEEDDAAAILTRKLVQDHPIFILDNAVSSTKMFNLTATDIKNFTTLVCLYEINKILVDYSTLYKSKVIIRPTDEVLKQLYKKITDFWSFFFDTFPNVIKFIKEESVPSKFIRNKKNGGNLLLRPEGQLLFATIYKEFDDLKRIKVFKENVAKIDFDLSSKNWMYVFWKGDKMETGHKKLKKSIFRFLLGKKDEKNYISNELTKIYKEYNLSYKDDLKPIV from the coding sequence ATGGCACAGAAATCAATTCATCTACCTTCATTGAGAGGAAACTTTGGTTCTTGGAACTATTTTTCTACTGTAATTAAAGTTAAAGATATAGTTGAGGGAAATCGAGTAATTACTGTTCCAGAATCAAAAGCACTTTACACGAAAAACATCAATCAGATACTTCAAAGGGAAATTGATTTAAGTCGTATATCCAAAATAAAAGAATATTTGCTTAAAAGTAAAGAAAGATTCTTTAGTTCTCTGATTGTTGCAATACACAAAGGAAATCCAGAATGGGCTGACTTTGACCTTGAAAGACAATTTAGGATAGACAATGACTTAATTGATGATGCAGATGTTGATTATATTGAAAATAAAATTGGTGTTTTGACTTTAGCAGGTAATGAAGAAATATTTGTTTTAGATGGACAACATCGCCTACTTGGTATAAGAAAAGCATTTGAAGAAAATAAATCTATTGGTGATGATGAAATTTCATTAATTATTGTGATTCATAAATCAGATTTAAAAGAGCGAACAAGAAGATTATTTACTGTTTTAAATAGGTATGCAGTATCTATAAAACCTGCCGAAAAAGTAATTCTTGAAGAAGATGATGCTGCTGCTATACTAACACGTAAGTTAGTTCAAGACCATCCTATTTTTATTTTAGATAATGCCGTTTCCTCCACGAAAATGTTTAACCTAACAGCTACAGACATAAAGAATTTTACAACATTAGTTTGTCTTTATGAAATCAATAAAATTTTAGTGGATTATTCTACACTTTACAAATCGAAAGTAATTATCCGTCCAACAGATGAAGTTTTAAAGCAATTGTATAAAAAGATAACTGATTTTTGGTCGTTTTTCTTCGATACATTTCCAAACGTCATCAAATTCATTAAAGAGGAATCCGTTCCTTCAAAATTTATTCGAAATAAAAAGAATGGGGGGAATTTATTATTAAGACCCGAAGGTCAACTTTTATTTGCTACAATATATAAAGAGTTTGACGATTTAAAACGAATTAAAGTATTCAAAGAAAATGTTGCAAAAATTGATTTTGACCTTAGTAGTAAAAATTGGATGTATGTCTTTTGGAAGGGCGACAAAATGGAAACCGGGCACAAAAAACTAAAAAAGTCAATCTTTAGATTTCTCTTAGGCAAAAAAGATGAAAAAAATTATATCTCAAATGAGCTTACAAAGATTTATAAGGAATATAACTTATCCTATAAAGATGACCTTAAACCTATTGTATAA
- a CDS encoding cysteine desulfurase — protein sequence MEAKKQVIYLDNNATTQIDKRVLDAMMPFLTNEFANANSTHQFGVYAYEAVKSARVQVAELIGAEAHEIVFTSGSTEAINLAIKGVAENYQSKGKHIVTVSTEHSAVLDTCQYLETKGFEVTYLSVKADGLLDLDELKTVLRDDTILVSVMLANNETGVLQPIKEIAELSHGVGALFMTDATQAVGKIAVNVDELGIDLLCLSGHKLYAPKGVGALYVRQRMNRVKIPALLHGGGHEKGLRSGTLNVPGIVALGEACAIAKKELSKNAESIGALRDYLETELLKIDGTTVNGNTSSRLFNTSNILFRGADSDAIIMGLSNPETDLPLIAVSNGSACTSASIEPSHVLTAMGLDEVAAFSSIRFSIGKFNTKKEMDIVIDAVKNVVIGLRAMIS from the coding sequence ATGGAAGCGAAAAAACAAGTTATTTATTTAGATAATAACGCAACTACCCAAATTGATAAAAGGGTCTTGGATGCGATGATGCCATTTCTCACCAATGAGTTTGCAAATGCCAATAGCACACATCAGTTTGGAGTCTATGCTTACGAAGCTGTCAAGTCTGCCAGAGTCCAAGTAGCGGAATTAATTGGAGCAGAAGCACACGAAATTGTCTTTACAAGTGGGTCAACCGAGGCGATAAACCTTGCTATTAAAGGTGTCGCTGAAAATTACCAGTCAAAAGGGAAACACATTGTTACGGTGTCAACTGAACATAGTGCCGTTTTAGATACTTGTCAATATTTGGAAACCAAAGGTTTTGAAGTTACCTACTTGTCTGTCAAGGCAGATGGTTTGCTTGATTTGGATGAACTTAAAACTGTCTTGCGTGATGATACCATTTTGGTGTCTGTCATGCTTGCCAACAACGAAACGGGTGTCTTACAACCGATAAAGGAAATTGCTGAACTGTCGCATGGTGTTGGTGCTTTGTTTATGACTGATGCAACACAAGCAGTTGGAAAAATTGCTGTCAATGTTGATGAACTCGGCATTGATTTACTCTGTCTAAGTGGTCATAAATTATATGCTCCGAAAGGTGTCGGTGCTTTGTATGTTCGTCAAAGAATGAACCGTGTCAAAATACCTGCATTGTTGCATGGTGGTGGTCATGAAAAAGGTTTGCGAAGCGGAACGCTGAATGTCCCAGGAATTGTCGCCTTAGGTGAAGCCTGTGCTATTGCAAAAAAAGAGTTATCAAAAAACGCTGAAAGCATTGGTGCTTTGAGAGATTATTTAGAAACTGAATTACTCAAGATTGATGGAACTACTGTTAACGGAAACACTTCTTCACGATTATTCAATACGTCAAACATTCTGTTTCGTGGTGCTGATTCAGATGCTATCATCATGGGTTTGAGTAATCCTGAAACCGATTTGCCTTTAATTGCTGTGAGCAATGGAAGTGCTTGCACTTCTGCATCAATTGAACCTTCTCATGTTTTAACTGCAATGGGCTTAGATGAAGTTGCTGCATTTAGTTCTATTCGTTTTTCTATCGGAAAATTCAATACCAAAAAGGAAATGGATATTGTTATTGATGCTGTGAAAAATGTTGTTATTGGTTTAAGGGCAATGATTAGCTAA
- a CDS encoding cold shock domain-containing protein: MGNIHKGNIIYWNPTFSYGFIECPELSSSIFFHKSNCKYESIQLFDKVSFQTSVANSKKHKGKKVAIEINLIEEGNFKNYDLRIGTIQNWNGKFGFIDYPTDGKKIFLFHTRLLNTKNIQNNDLVIFNPIVSVKDTTQLFAFLHILYLLRGM; this comes from the coding sequence ATGGGTAATATTCATAAAGGAAATATAATATATTGGAATCCAACCTTTAGTTATGGCTTTATTGAATGTCCGGAGCTTTCAAGTAGTATTTTCTTTCATAAAAGCAACTGTAAATATGAAAGCATACAACTTTTTGACAAGGTATCATTTCAAACATCTGTAGCAAATTCAAAAAAGCACAAAGGAAAAAAGGTCGCAATAGAAATAAATCTGATTGAAGAAGGCAATTTCAAAAACTATGATTTACGTATTGGGACTATTCAAAATTGGAATGGCAAATTTGGTTTCATAGACTACCCGACAGACGGTAAAAAAATATTTCTATTTCACACAAGACTATTAAATACAAAGAATATACAAAATAATGATTTAGTTATTTTTAATCCAATTGTCTCAGTCAAAGACACAACGCAATTGTTTGCTTTTTTGCATATCCTGTATCTATTGAGAGGGATGTAG
- a CDS encoding DndE family protein: MLINLRTSEANKPVVQELTKRLNLGTENVVSRIAFAYSLSKGVKLSLENDLKDSKGKEYKDDILFGKYRDYYIAMICQHYSLYKSDKDIGKYIKMHIDHGLTLMNKLFEENKNYSGLDFLLENIERGIEKLEENDVTNDAIIFDEQTRRNRISNKDYFTGAIRILVGSSFDDEKIYFNLNDTSIHNNAHIAVAGNSGTGKTYFANRLLEQVVSETKGEVNFIFLDFKGITAEDEKANSVFFNKTKTELIKAPYKPFPINPLSFIDNVNEKNKIMGISKFVDIITSYSNIGKNQQQTLKDATREVFASKKNGQYPSFREIYDKVIEIDGDKASTLKEVLQSLSELDLFETKVDLKNSFLNKNYYMSLSGDLPRNIRFTSVFLIINYIYNTFMNMDNAPIEGKYQGMRYVLLIDEAHVIFKEKKSQDLLEKILREIRSKGVSVVLLSQGIEEFNQPSFDFSSMCETAFLFDIKDKTNLKMMQKFLGIGDKDGQKLKSSMEKIQKYQLVSNLKEFKVGELFKA; this comes from the coding sequence ATGCTGATTAATCTACGAACATCCGAAGCGAACAAACCAGTTGTTCAGGAGCTAACCAAACGACTGAATCTTGGAACGGAAAACGTAGTTTCAAGAATTGCATTTGCCTATTCACTCTCTAAAGGTGTGAAACTTAGTCTTGAAAATGATTTGAAAGACAGCAAAGGCAAGGAATACAAAGACGATATTCTTTTCGGAAAATATCGTGATTATTACATTGCCATGATTTGCCAGCATTACAGTTTGTATAAGTCAGACAAAGACATTGGCAAATACATCAAAATGCACATTGACCACGGTTTGACCTTGATGAATAAACTGTTTGAGGAAAACAAAAACTATTCAGGTCTTGATTTTCTTTTGGAAAACATTGAAAGAGGAATTGAGAAGTTAGAGGAAAACGATGTTACCAATGATGCTATCATCTTTGACGAGCAGACAAGAAGAAACCGAATTTCAAATAAAGACTATTTCACAGGTGCAATCAGAATTTTAGTTGGAAGTTCATTTGATGATGAAAAAATCTATTTCAATCTCAATGACACTTCCATTCACAACAATGCACACATAGCCGTTGCAGGTAATTCAGGAACAGGGAAAACTTATTTCGCTAACCGACTGCTTGAACAAGTAGTTTCGGAAACCAAAGGCGAAGTGAATTTTATTTTCCTTGACTTTAAAGGTATCACTGCCGAAGATGAGAAGGCAAACAGCGTGTTTTTCAACAAAACGAAAACCGAGTTAATCAAAGCACCTTACAAGCCCTTCCCTATCAATCCGCTTTCGTTCATTGACAACGTGAACGAGAAAAACAAAATCATGGGTATTAGCAAGTTTGTTGACATCATTACCAGTTATAGCAACATTGGTAAGAACCAACAGCAAACATTGAAAGATGCAACCCGTGAAGTTTTTGCTTCAAAGAAAAACGGTCAATATCCATCGTTCAGAGAGATTTACGACAAAGTAATTGAGATAGACGGAGACAAAGCAAGCACATTGAAAGAAGTGCTACAAAGTTTGAGTGAGTTGGACTTGTTTGAAACGAAAGTTGATTTGAAAAACAGTTTCTTGAACAAAAACTACTACATGAGTTTAAGTGGCGATTTGCCAAGAAACATTCGTTTCACTTCTGTTTTTCTTATCATCAATTATATCTACAACACGTTCATGAACATGGACAACGCCCCGATTGAAGGGAAATATCAGGGAATGCGATATGTGTTGTTGATTGACGAAGCACACGTAATTTTTAAAGAGAAGAAGAGCCAAGACCTGTTGGAAAAAATACTTCGAGAAATCCGTTCTAAAGGAGTTTCGGTGGTATTGCTTTCACAAGGAATTGAAGAATTTAATCAGCCATCATTTGACTTTAGCAGCATGTGTGAAACCGCTTTCTTGTTCGACATCAAAGACAAAACCAACCTGAAAATGATGCAGAAATTTTTAGGCATTGGCGATAAAGACGGGCAAAAGCTAAAATCAAGCATGGAGAAAATTCAGAAATATCAATTAGTATCTAACCTGAAAGAATTTAAGGTTGGGGAATTGTTTAAAGCGTAA
- the dndC gene encoding DNA phosphorothioation system sulfurtransferase DndC: MSLNIQHLENEIIDQYLYDENPTRPWIIGFSGGKDSTMLLQVVWNALKKIEPALLTRQIYVVCNDTLVENPRIVKFINKTLKRIQKEANLNQFPIIVEETTPKLDDSFWVRLIGLGYPAPNKFYRWCTERLKINPTTRLITEKISENGEAIILLGTRSDESSNRAASIKRHEVKGQRLRKHPLPNAYVYTPIKDVTTNELWQYLNQVPPPWGGTHKELVTLYRNANSGDCPLVIDDSTPSCGNSRFGCWVCTVVNKDKSMEGLIDNGEEWMQPLADIRNFLIETRDNPEIYREQRRRNGEFKEGTWGPYKFETRVEILKRILKAQKTIQATEGIELITHQEMVLIQYHWFRDCFFKTKVSQIYNRIFKTQIDMSKQEEKFKQEAELLKKSCKQEPKDVELIQDLLALQKTKTLMIRKRGLQSDIDNRLNQFIEELKNPEKV; the protein is encoded by the coding sequence ATGTCATTAAACATACAGCATTTAGAAAACGAAATTATAGACCAGTATCTCTATGACGAGAACCCAACAAGACCTTGGATAATAGGTTTTAGTGGTGGAAAAGATTCCACCATGCTTTTACAAGTCGTTTGGAATGCACTTAAAAAAATTGAACCTGCTTTGCTGACAAGGCAGATTTATGTTGTTTGCAATGACACTTTAGTCGAAAACCCACGAATTGTAAAGTTCATCAACAAAACACTGAAACGAATTCAGAAGGAAGCAAACCTTAATCAGTTCCCGATTATCGTTGAAGAAACGACACCAAAATTAGACGACAGTTTTTGGGTTCGCCTTATTGGACTTGGCTATCCTGCACCCAACAAATTTTATCGTTGGTGCACAGAAAGACTAAAAATCAATCCGACAACAAGATTGATAACAGAAAAAATCAGTGAGAACGGAGAAGCAATAATCTTACTTGGAACAAGAAGTGATGAAAGTTCAAATCGTGCAGCATCAATTAAACGACATGAAGTAAAAGGGCAGCGTTTGAGAAAACACCCATTGCCAAACGCTTACGTTTACACACCAATTAAAGACGTTACTACTAATGAGTTGTGGCAATACTTAAATCAAGTTCCACCACCTTGGGGCGGAACGCATAAAGAATTGGTTACGCTTTACCGCAACGCCAACAGTGGCGATTGCCCTTTGGTAATTGACGATTCAACGCCAAGTTGCGGAAACAGCCGTTTTGGTTGTTGGGTTTGCACCGTTGTAAACAAAGACAAATCAATGGAAGGATTGATTGACAACGGTGAAGAATGGATGCAGCCATTGGCAGACATCAGAAACTTCCTGATTGAAACCAGGGACAACCCTGAAATTTACAGAGAGCAAAGAAGGAGAAACGGTGAATTTAAAGAAGGCACTTGGGGACCTTACAAATTTGAAACCCGGGTAGAAATTCTAAAACGCATTTTAAAAGCCCAAAAAACAATTCAGGCAACGGAAGGAATTGAATTGATTACGCACCAGGAAATGGTGTTGATTCAGTACCATTGGTTCAGAGATTGTTTTTTCAAAACCAAAGTATCTCAAATTTATAATCGCATATTCAAAACACAAATTGATATGAGCAAACAAGAAGAAAAATTTAAACAGGAAGCGGAATTGCTGAAAAAATCATGTAAGCAAGAACCCAAAGACGTAGAGTTGATTCAAGACCTTTTGGCTTTGCAAAAAACCAAAACCTTGATGATACGCAAAAGAGGTTTGCAGTCGGATATTGACAACCGCTTGAATCAGTTTATTGAAGAATTAAAGAATCCTGAGAAAGTATAA
- the rmuC gene encoding DNA recombination protein RmuC encodes MEVVYIFLSALAILLIVNIFLTLKAGKKESGNELIEIKSSIGTLTSNLKDTEKNLKDEFVTNRKESAETATGLRTEIGNQLNKFTQTFSEQLGNLTKSNEEKLEAIRKTFEEKLVDFQKSIDNNSKESRNELKDNLEAFKKELNDALKDYKERMREQFSDFERSQKTQNVANSEKISELKLSLEKSVKTMQEGNEKKLEEMRKTVDEKLNETLEKRLGESFKQVSDRLEAVHKGLGEMQTLAVSVGDLKKVMSNVKSRGVLGEYQLQNIIEDLLTNEQYEKNVKTKVGSGAVVEFAIKMPHGNNLEKTLWLPIDSKFPKEDYEALVDAYDKGDVDKIEEYRKAFINGIKKNAKDIKEKYIDPPNTTEYGIMFLPYESLFGEVLRVPGLFEQLQKDYKITITGPTTLSALLNSLQMGFRTLAIEKRSSEVWDLLGAVKTEFGQFGTILEKTKKKLDEASNVIDTAGVRTRAIERKLRQVQELPAAETKMILDASQEDDTTEEN; translated from the coding sequence ATGGAAGTCGTTTACATATTCCTTTCAGCCCTTGCGATTCTCCTAATCGTAAACATCTTTCTCACCTTAAAAGCAGGTAAGAAAGAATCAGGCAATGAGTTAATCGAAATCAAATCTTCTATCGGAACACTGACTTCCAATTTGAAAGACACCGAGAAAAATCTAAAAGATGAATTTGTAACCAATAGAAAAGAAAGTGCAGAAACGGCAACAGGTTTAAGAACGGAAATTGGCAATCAACTCAATAAGTTTACTCAAACATTTTCTGAGCAATTAGGCAACCTCACCAAATCAAACGAAGAAAAGTTAGAAGCCATCCGCAAAACCTTTGAAGAAAAATTGGTTGACTTTCAAAAGAGCATAGACAACAACAGCAAGGAAAGCAGAAATGAATTGAAAGATAATCTGGAAGCATTCAAAAAGGAATTAAACGATGCTTTGAAAGATTATAAAGAACGCATGAGAGAACAGTTTTCAGATTTTGAAAGAAGTCAGAAAACACAAAATGTTGCTAACAGCGAAAAAATTTCAGAACTCAAATTGAGTTTGGAAAAATCAGTGAAAACCATGCAGGAAGGCAATGAGAAGAAGTTGGAAGAAATGCGGAAAACCGTTGATGAAAAACTCAACGAAACATTGGAAAAACGCCTTGGCGAATCATTCAAACAAGTAAGCGACAGATTAGAAGCCGTTCACAAAGGTTTGGGAGAAATGCAAACTTTGGCAGTGAGTGTTGGCGATTTGAAAAAGGTAATGAGCAATGTAAAATCAAGAGGCGTTTTGGGCGAATATCAGTTGCAGAACATCATCGAAGATTTATTGACCAACGAGCAATACGAGAAGAATGTAAAAACAAAAGTAGGAAGCGGTGCGGTAGTAGAATTTGCCATCAAAATGCCACATGGCAACAACCTTGAAAAAACTTTGTGGTTGCCTATAGATTCAAAATTTCCAAAAGAGGATTATGAAGCCTTGGTAGATGCTTATGACAAAGGCGATGTAGATAAAATTGAAGAATATCGAAAAGCGTTTATCAACGGCATTAAGAAAAATGCCAAAGACATTAAAGAAAAATACATTGACCCACCGAACACCACAGAATACGGTATCATGTTTTTGCCTTATGAAAGTTTGTTTGGCGAAGTGTTGAGAGTTCCGGGACTTTTTGAGCAATTGCAGAAAGATTACAAAATCACCATAACCGGCCCAACTACTTTGAGTGCCTTGCTTAACAGTTTGCAAATGGGCTTTAGAACCTTGGCAATCGAAAAACGCAGCAGCGAGGTTTGGGATTTGCTTGGAGCAGTGAAAACAGAGTTCGGGCAGTTTGGAACTATACTTGAAAAGACAAAGAAAAAACTTGATGAAGCATCAAATGTAATAGACACAGCAGGAGTGAGAACACGAGCTATTGAAAGAAAATTAAGACAAGTTCAGGAGTTGCCCGCAGCCGAAACAAAGATGATTTTGGATGCAAGTCAGGAAGATGATACAACGGAAGAAAATTAG